Genomic window (Vigna unguiculata cultivar IT97K-499-35 chromosome 10, ASM411807v1, whole genome shotgun sequence):
caacgaatttaattattcatttaaaaattagaaacatAACAATTAATTCCATTTAATTATTACAgttataaaagtttttaatttgttattaaattaatactaAATTTGTAAAACTTATATACGTCTAGGTGCTCaaatatattaatgataatatgtaaaattattaaccgttaatttatttagatttaaatattttattttgattaactcaattatcatatattatttaaaacattacataataaaatatattttattaaaagaatatataaacaacttaaatatacttttataataaaaatattattataatatttatatgaaatttaattatatttttatataacataaacttattttgtaaatatattctACAAGGGTACTTTCTAGGAAATTTTAGTAAAAGTAGTCATACTTTCTAGaatactcattttttttaaggatATTTGGATATTCTTATATTAAAGATTTATTAAGAAAAGTTCTATTCCAATATATGTAACACAAAATATATTTGTCCACAAAAgagattttaatttctattgtGTAAACCTCTGAACTcttctttaatcttttattttttatttttgttctggtcACTTTAGatggaaattttttttttatattattgaggCATCATTTTTGGAATTATGGTGAATTTGATCTAACATGCTTATGCCACCCCTATATAAGATCCTATGATTCTATCATGACATTCACAAAGTGTTTTCTTCCACCTCTTTGTTATAGAAACAATGTTGTCGTCACTTCTAATTCTATGCCTCACTCTTGTTTTTTTCTCATTCCTCCTCAAATACCTCAAAACCTTGAAAAACCCACCACTCCCACCTGGTCCTGGAGGCCTTCCCATAATAGGGAATCTTCATCAGCTCAATAATTCTACCCTTTATCTTCAGCTATGGCAACTCTCAAGAAAATATGGACCCATATTTTCCCTTAAATTAGGTTTAAGGTCAGCCATTGTTGTTTCCTCTCCTAAACTTGCCAAAGAGGTAATGAAAATTCATGATCTTGAGTTTTGTGGGAGACCTAAATTACTTGGCCAACAGAAATTGTCTTATAATGGGACTGACATTGCATTTTCCCCATACAATAGTTATTGGAGAGAAATCAGgaaaatttgtgttgttcataTCCTTAGCTCCATTCGTGTCTCTAACTTTTCCACAATAAGACACTTTGAGGTCAAGCAAATGATTAGAAAAATATCAATGCAAGCCTCATCCTCCAAGGTTACAAATTTGAGTGATGCACTCATGTCCCTCACCACCACAATTATATGTAGAATTGCCTTTGGAAGAAGGTATTGCAAGAGACATGGAGAATACTTTTCACACTCAAAGAAATTCAGTTTTGATTTCTCAGCCTATTTTTTTTGCCTTATGTTTtgcatataattttttcaaatgctccattttaatctaaaaaagATTATTAGTCCTAAAACCGAAAAATTGGAAGGAAATATTTGTTTGCTCCTTACTACTTTAACCCActtctttttgttattttagtatttcaaaatatattatattacaagtGAGTGTAGGGATGATACATGAATTCATCACCACAGGTATTATCCAAACTATCTTGATTTTGATAAAGAATTCACCACTAAATGATATTGGTATGACTGAATACGGATATAGATATCTTTAGTTTTGTACCTTACAATAATcatttttactcttttatatcatTATTCAACCTATATCCAATTGTTATTTCATACTCTGATAtgtgcaattataatttttttcttgatattatttgacattgaaaaaaaaaattgtatattttttacatttgatatttgatgatatgatatttttcttattgtGATTCTTCTTTtctgaaattatttaatatacatttaaattagtaatttaatgTTTCACTAATTCCACTATCATATATTGATCCTCATTTCCACCAGATATGAGGATGAAGGAACAGAAAGGAGTAGGTTCCATGGGCTACTGAATGAGTGTCAAGCCATGTTGGGAATGTTTTTCTTCTCAGATTATATTCCTTTCTTGGGTTGGATTGATAGAATCACAGGACTACGTGCTCGTCTTgaacaaaatttcaaagaattgGATACCTTCTACCAAGAAGTGATTGATGAACACATGGATCCAAATAGAAAGGCACCAGAGAACGAGGATTTGATTGATGTCTTACTTCAACTCAAAACGCAGCGTTCGTTTTCTGTACATCTTGAAAACGATCATATCAAAGCTGTGTTCATGGTTTGAGTTCTTTTCCCTTCCTCGTTTAATTTTTCTACTTGAGTATCAAAAAATGGCACATATAGACTAGGGTTAAGATAGAACATTTTTAGTTCATATATTACGTGTTTAATTACTTAATTGGTTTATGATattcttttgtattttaatttttatacttacAAATTacttgttttaatctttatatatatttttaaacaactAAAAAATGACATTAAGTGAGTTACTGTTGCCTCAatccaaacaaaattataaaactgaaaGAAGATATATTTATAGACAGGGGGTTATTATGTTATTCTGATTATGAGGCACAAATACTTAAAGCCACTATTATAATTAAGGCATAAATAAGttcaattttcattattgttaATTTCATTGTAAATAAATTAAGTGTATCAATTGACAAGTGTTGCCACAATTAATTTATGAATCTTGATAAATGTAcactattaaaattataattttatatactaTTTATTAAGACTTTAACTCATAATCGtactaatttattaatttattaaaaacattatactaGTTTAACCAAAGCGTTGTGGTCTTCAAAAAGAAAGTATAGATTGTTATATAATCATAACCAATGTGCTAATTAATGTAGCCAAAGTGTACATTTAtaagtttttcttaatttattacatTGGAAAAACAAATTTGTTGGACTAGTTATGTTATagtttatttgtaaaaatatgttGGATCCCTTATAAAttgttgatttctttttttaggACATGCTTGTAGCAGCAACAGATACAACTGCAGCTACAACGGTCTGGGCTATGACCTTACTACTAAAAAATCCAAGAGTAATGAAAAAAGTTCAAGAAGAAATTAGAAATTTGGCGGGTGAAAAAGATTTTCTGTATGAAGATGATATTCAAAAGCTTCCCTATTTCAAGGCCgtgttaaaagagacatttaGACTGCATCTACCAGCACCCCTGCTTCTGCCAAGGGAAACAAATGAAGCATGTATTTTAGATGGCTATAAAATTCCAGCTAAGACAATAGTTTACGTGAATGCTTGGGCTATCCATAGAGACCCTAACACTTGGAAAGACCCAGATGAGTTCTTACCAGAGAGGTTCTTAGATAATGCAATAGATTTTCGAGGACAAGATTTTGAGCTCATTCCATTTGGTTCTGGACGTAGAATTTGCCCTGGTATGATAATGGCAATTGCTTCATTGGATCTTATTCTAGTGAATCTTCTCAGGTCATTTGATTGGGAATTACCAACTGGAGTTAAAAAGGAAGATATTGATGTTGAAGTGTTGCCAGGACTTACTCAACACAAGAAGAATCCTCTATGTGTTTTGGCTAAGGTTCGACTCTAGaagtttaattaataaatatatgtgtagtaTTGTGGTTTATTGTTCGGTATCTTTAGCTGCCTGGAGATAATATTGAATTCAATAATGATGTGATGTCCCTATTTCAAAATATGTCttttatggtgtgtttggatagagtatctTAACgaagtaattcattttttttttaaatttatatttttttgtaatgaaatgttttatttaggtagagaaattaaaaagtttttaaaatgcaAACAT
Coding sequences:
- the LOC114165087 gene encoding cytochrome P450 83B1-like, whose product is MLSSLLILCLTLVFFSFLLKYLKTLKNPPLPPGPGGLPIIGNLHQLNNSTLYLQLWQLSRKYGPIFSLKLGLRSAIVVSSPKLAKEVMKIHDLEFCGRPKLLGQQKLSYNGTDIAFSPYNSYWREIRKICVVHILSSIRVSNFSTIRHFEVKQMIRKISMQASSSKVTNLSDALMSLTTTIICRIAFGRRYEDEGTERSRFHGLLNECQAMLGMFFFSDYIPFLGWIDRITGLRARLEQNFKELDTFYQEVIDEHMDPNRKAPENEDLIDVLLQLKTQRSFSVHLENDHIKAVFMDMLVAATDTTAATTVWAMTLLLKNPRVMKKVQEEIRNLAGEKDFLYEDDIQKLPYFKAVLKETFRLHLPAPLLLPRETNEACILDGYKIPAKTIVYVNAWAIHRDPNTWKDPDEFLPERFLDNAIDFRGQDFELIPFGSGRRICPGMIMAIASLDLILVNLLRSFDWELPTGVKKEDIDVEVLPGLTQHKKNPLCVLAKVRL